The Solanum lycopersicum chromosome 9, SLM_r2.1 genome window below encodes:
- the LOC101268427 gene encoding uncharacterized protein produces MSIASTRSIFYLFLFFFATAVSRNEKLSAYEELQRYDFPMGILPKGVKDYKLNPKTGEFSAYLNSTCSFKLENSYQLNYKPVIKGVISKGRLRKLCGVSVKVVLLWLNIVEVNRKGKNLEFSVGLASANFPVENFEECPQCGRGLNCVDEDDNVVSSF; encoded by the coding sequence ATGTCAATAGCTTCAACAAGAAGTATTTTTTacctctttctcttcttttttgcCACTGCAGTTTCAAGAAATGAGAAGCTATCAGCTTACGAAGAGCTACAGCGTTATGATTTCCCAATGGGGATTCTTCCAAAAGGAGTAAAAGACTACAAATTAAACCCCAAAACAGGTGAATTCTCAGCTTATCTTAATTCTACCTGCAGCTTCAAATTGGAGAACTCATATCAACTGAATTACAAGCCTGTTATAAAAGGAGTTATATCTAAAGGCAGGCTTAGGAAACTGTGTGGTGTTAGTGTAAAGGTGGTGTTGCTATGGCTTAACATTGTTGAAGTTAACAGAAAAGGTAAGAATCTTGAGTTTTCAGTTGGACTCGCTTCGGCGAATTTTCCGGTTGAGAATTTTGAGGAATGTCCACAGTGTGGACGTGGATTGAATTGTGTTGATGAAGATGACAATGTTGTGTCTTCCTTTTAA
- the LOC101268139 gene encoding exocyst complex component SEC15B — translation MNTSKMRRKVVPAVENGDSADKLDQVLLSAAICNGEDVGPFVRKGFASGKPETVLLHLRHFARSKESEIEDVCRAHYEDFITAVDDLRSLLSDVDSLKSSLSNSNSQLQSVAVPLLTTLDSFVEARNKCKNITLAIQSLRTCVQLVELCSRANRHLSENNFYMALKCVDSIEREFMNKTPSTTLRRMLEKQIPAIRSHIERRITKEFGDWLVEIRVVSRNLGQLAIGQASASRQREEELRIKQRQAEEQSRLSLRDCVYALEEEDDDGFNGISDDGKDGYSNGSNGMLGFDLTPLYRAYHINQTLGLEDRFKKYYFENRKLQLTSDFQVSSMTPFLESHQTFFAQIAGFFIVEDRVLRTGGKLVSKMEVENLWDTAMSKMCSVLEDQFSRMQTANHLLLIKDYVSLLSVTLRRYGYPVEALLDVLSKHRDKYHELLLSDCRKQITEALAADKFEQMYMKKEYEYSMNVLSFQLQTSNIMPAFPYVAPFSCTVPDCCRIVRSFIEDSVSFMSHGGQLDFYDVVKKYLDRLLTEVLDGALLKLIHTSIGGVTQAMQMAANMAVFERACDFFFRHAAQLSGIPLRMAERGRRLFPLTKARDAAEEMLSGLLKQKVDGFLLLIENVNWMADDPLQSGNEYVHEVIIFLETLTSTAQQILPVQVLKRVLQDVLCHISEMIVGALLGESVKRFNVNAVMALDVDIRMLESFAENQAPLLSEADASQLKAALGESRQLVNLLLSNHPENFLNPVIRERSYNALDYRKVVTISEKMKDQSDRLFGSFGTRGAKQNTKKKSLDALIKRLKDVN, via the coding sequence ATGAACACGTCGAAGATGCGCCGGAAAGTTGTTCCGGCGGTAGAAAACGGAGACTCCGCCGACAAACTTGACCAGGTCCTCCTATCCGCCGCCATCTGCAACGGTGAAGATGTTGGGCCTTTCGTGCGTAAGGGTTTTGCTTCCGGTAAGCCGGAGACAGTACTTCTTCATCTCCGTCACTTTGCTCGATCGAAGGAATCTGAAATTGAAGATGTATGTAGAGCACACTACGAGGACTTCATCACCGCCGTTGACGATCTCCGATCTCTGCTCTCCGATGTTGATTCTCTTAAATCGTCCCTGTCAAACTCGAACAGTCAACTTCAGTCCGTTGCTGTGCCTTTGCTAACCACTCTTGACTCATTCGTTGAAGCTCGAAACAAATGCAAAAACATTACTCTTGCTATTCAATCGCTTCGGACTTGCGTTCAGCTTGTCGAGCTTTGCTCCCGAGCCAATCGTCATCTTTCAGAGAATAATTTTTACATGGCGTTGAAGTGTGTGGACTCGATTGAGAGAGAGTTTATGAACAAAACACCATCTACTACTCTCCGGCGAATGCTTGAGAAGCAGATCCCTGCGATTCGTTCACATATTGAACGGAGAATCACCAAAGAGTTTGGTGATTGGCTTGTCGAGATCCGTGTAGTTAGCCGAAATTTAGGGCAACTAGCTATCGGACAAGCATCAGCATCAAGACAGAGAGAAGAAGAGCTCAGAATCAAGCAACGACAAGCTGAGGAGCAGAGTAGACTCAGTCTTCGGGATTGTGTTTATgctcttgaagaagaagacgatGACGGATTTAATGGGATCAGTGATGACGGAAAGGATGGTTACAGCAATGGAAGTAATGGAATGTTAGGGTTTGATTTGACGCCGTTGTATAGGGCTTATCACATAAACCAAACTCTAGGACTTGAAGATCGATTCAAAAAGTACTATTTTGAGAATCGCAAGCTTCAATTGACTTCAGATTTTCAGGTATCTTCAATGACGCCCTTCCTTGAATCTCATCAGACATTTTTTGCCCAAATTGCTGGTTTTTTCATTGTGGAAGATCGAGTCTTGAGGACTGGTGGTAAGTTGGTTTCCAAAATGGAGGTGGAGAATTTATGGGATACTGCTATGAGTAAAATGTGTTCTGTTTTGGAAGATCAGTTCTCTAGAATGCAAACTGCGAATCATTTGTTATTAATCAAGGACTATGTGAGTTTGCTTAGTGTCACATTGCGTAGATATGGATACCCTGTTGAGGCTTTGCTAGACGTCTTGAGCAAGCACAGGGATAAGTATCATGAGCTCTTGTTGTCTGATTGTCGAAAGCAGATAACTGAGGCTCTTGCTGCCGATAAATTTGAGCAGATGTATATGAAAAAGGAATATGAGTATTCCATGAATGTGTTATCATTCCAGTTACAGACGTCAAATATTATGCCTGCATTTCCTTATGTTGCACCGTTTTCGTGTACGGTGCCTGATTGCTGTAGAATAGTGCGGTCCTTTATCGAGGATTCAGTTAGTTTTATGTCACATGGTGGTCAGCTTGATTTCTATGATGTGGTGAAGAAGTACTTGGATCGGCTTTTAACTGAAGTCCTGGATGGAGCCCTGTTGAAGCTCATTCATACGTCTATCGGTGGTGTTACCCAAGCAATGCAGATGGCAGCTAACATGGCTGTGTTTGAACGGGCTTGTGATTTTTTCTTTCGTCATGCTGCACAGCTTTCAGGGATTCCATTGAGAATGGCAGAGAGGGGGAGGAGACTGTTCCCTTTGACTAAAGCCCGCGATGCTGCTGAAGAGATGCTCTCAGGTCTGCTTAAGCAAAAGGTTGATGGGTTCCTTTTGTTGATTGAGAATGTGAATTGGATGGCCGATGATCCTCTACAGAGTGGAAATGAATATGTGCATGAGgtgattatttttcttgaaacaCTAACTTCTACTGCCCAGCAAATATTGCCTGTTCAAGTTCTGAAGAGAGTTTTGCAAGATGTTCTGTGTCATATATCAGAGATGATTGTTGGGGCTTTACTAGGGGAATCAGTTAAAAGGTTCAACGTGAATGCTGTTATGGCTCTTGATGTTGATATCCGTATGTTGGAATCATTTGCTGAAAACCAAGCTCCTCTCCTATCTGAAGCAGATGCTAGTCAGCTGAAAGCAGCATTGGGCGAGTCCAGGCAGTTGGTTAATCTACTCTTAAGCAATCACCCGGAAAATTTCCTGAATCCAGTTATTAGAGAGAGAAGTTATAATGCTTTGGACTACCGCAAAGTTGTTACTATCTCGGAAAAGATGAAGGATCAAAGTGACAGACTTTTTGGGTCTTTTGGCACAAGGGGAGCTAAGCAGAACACTAAAAAGAAATCTCTTGATGCATTAATTAAAAGATTGAAGGACGTCAACTGA